GGAAGCGGCCTGGTACTGGGTCGACATCCCGGCGCGGCGCATCTGGCGCCTGGACCATGCCAGTGGCGCGCTACGCCACTGGACGGCCGCCGAAATGGTCGCCTGCATCGCGCCGCGCGCGCGCGGTGGGCTGATCGCCGGCATGGAGACGGGCCTGTTCGCCCTCGACCTGGACGATGACGGCAGCGTCGCCGCCACGGGCCTGGCCACGCCGCCCGAGCTGGAACCCGGCATGCGCTTCAACGACGGCCGCACCGATCGCCAGGGCCGCTTCTGGGCCGGCACGATGTGGCTGGACATGGCGGCCGCGCGCCCGGCCGGCAAGCTGTACAGCTACTCGCGCGAGGCCGGGCTGTCGGCGCCGCTGGTGGACGGGCTGGTCACGCAGAACGGCCTGGCCTGGTCGCCGGACGGACGCACGATGTACCTGTCCGACTCGCATCCGAGCCGGCGCATGGTCTGGGCCTACGATTTCGACGTCGACGCCGGCATCCCGGGCAACCGCCGCGTGTTCGTCGACATGGCCGCTTACGTCGGCCGCCCCGACGGCGCCACGGTCGACGCCGACGGCTGCTACTGGGTCGCCGGCAACGACGGCGGCAGCCTGCTGCGCTTCACCCCGGCCGGCAAATTGGACCGCGAGCTGCCGCTCCCCTTCGCCAAGCCGTCGATGCCCTGCTTCGGCGGGCCGGACCTCGACACCCTGCTGGTCACCTCGATTCCGGCGCCGGGGCGGCAGGACGATCCGGACGCCGGCGCAGTGGTGTTGCTGCGCCCTGGCGTGCAGGGCCTGCTTGAAACCATGTTCGCCGGCTGAGGCGCGCCCTGCGCCGCGCGGGGCCGGGCGGCATGTCGATCGGTCAGGCGAAGCGGCGCGCGCCGCGCCTGCGCGCGAATCCTTCGGCGATCGGCAAGGGCAGCAGTTTGAGGAGGGTGTGCAGCGCCAGGGGAACCAGCACCAAGTCGTCGACCACGCCCAGGGCCGGGATCGCCAGGTTGAACGGCGCCAGCGCGTAGAGCAGCAGCGCGCCGGTGGCGGGCAGCAGCCAGCCGGGACGCTGGTCGTGCCGCAGCGCGAACCACAACAGGCGCAAATCCACTTTGCTCATACGCCAGACCAGCAAGAACAGTTTTTTCACCGCGATCTCCAGGCAATCGGCCATCAGGACACCGATGTGCGGGCGAAAGCGGTGGCTGCAAGAGCGAATGAAAGTCGCTCGGCTAGCGCTGGTAGAAGAACAGCGCAACCGTCCCATAAAACAGCAAGGGCGTCAGCGCCAGCAGACACAGGCCCAGAAACACGGACCTGTTCAATTTGCGCCGCCCGGATTTGTCGCGTTCAGCGCGATTCGTCATCGTAGAGTTCATGGCTGTCTCCTCGGATATTTTGTGTCATCGGCATATCGATGACGTCTCACAGCTGACTGAGCAATCGCCATGCCAACACGACACGTCCCTTTGTATTCAACGACTTATGCGCACAAGTCACAAACGAGCCCGCACGACTGTAAAGTTTCCCGCCACCCGCGCCGCGGCCCGGCTCGACGCGCGTATCATCCTCTGAACGGTTTTCCCGTACCACAACAAGATAACGAGACATGCCCATGACGACCCGCCTGCCATCCAGCGCCCGCTTGCCGGTGCTGCCCGCCGCCCTCTTCGTGGGCCTTGCCATGTTGTCCGCCTGCGGCACCACCGGCGCCGATACCAACGCCGCTACGAACGCCGCTACGAACGCCGCTTTCAGCGCCATGCCCGCGCCGGCAGCGACCGGCGCCGATGCCTTGGCGCCGGCCGCGGTGCTGGCGACGATGGAACGCGTGGCCGACTGGCAGCTCGCCCACCCGAGCAGCCACGCGAGCGACGACTGGACCCAGGGCGTCGGCGACGCCGGCTTCATGGCGCTGTCCAACCTGGCCGGCACGCGCAAGTATCGGGACGCGATGGTCGCCATGGGCCGGCGCAACGGCTTCAAACCCGGCCAGCGCCCCTACCACGCCGACGACCACGTGGTCGGCCAGACCTACCTCGACCTCTACCTGCAGCTGCGCGAGCCGGCCATGATCGCGCCGCTGCGCGCCCGCTTCGACGAGATCCTCGCGAACCCGAGGAGCGGCACGCTCGACTTCAAGGCGCCCGGCAACCAGGATCGCTGGTCGTGGTGCGACGCCCTGTTCATGGGACCGCCGGCCTGGACGCGCATGAGCGTGGCCACGGGCGATGCGCGCTACCTCGACTACGCAATCAAGGAATGGTGGCAGACCTCCGACTACCTGTACGACCGCCAGGAGCACCTGTACTACCGCGACTCGACTTACTTCGGCCAGAAGGAAGCCAATGGCGCCAAGGTGTTCTGGGCGCGCGGCAATG
This genomic stretch from Massilia sp. 9096 harbors:
- a CDS encoding membrane protein; the encoded protein is MKKLFLLVWRMSKVDLRLLWFALRHDQRPGWLLPATGALLLYALAPFNLAIPALGVVDDLVLVPLALHTLLKLLPLPIAEGFARRRGARRFA
- a CDS encoding SMP-30/gluconolactonase/LRE family protein — its product is MPEPCIELLEVRCAVGESPVWHAQEAAWYWVDIPARRIWRLDHASGALRHWTAAEMVACIAPRARGGLIAGMETGLFALDLDDDGSVAATGLATPPELEPGMRFNDGRTDRQGRFWAGTMWLDMAAARPAGKLYSYSREAGLSAPLVDGLVTQNGLAWSPDGRTMYLSDSHPSRRMVWAYDFDVDAGIPGNRRVFVDMAAYVGRPDGATVDADGCYWVAGNDGGSLLRFTPAGKLDRELPLPFAKPSMPCFGGPDLDTLLVTSIPAPGRQDDPDAGAVVLLRPGVQGLLETMFAG